The DNA segment ATCCCCTAGTTAATCCCCTCTTAGGAGAACAGCAACCCAACTTAGAAGGAAAAGAAGTGAGATTTGGTTGGGCGCAAACAGCACTTTGGGCAGTCATGACCACAGCCACAATGTGCGGTGCTGTCAACGGAATGCACGATTCCTTAATGCCTCCAGGCGGATTTGCCACACTCTTTAATATGTTCTTGCAAATCATTTGGGGAGGACAAGGAACCGGCACAGCTTTTCTATACATCTACTTAATTTTGGCAGTATTCCTCACCGGCTTAATGGTAGGAAGAACACCGGAATTTTTAGGACGCAAAATCGAGAAAAAAGAAATCGTCCTCGCCAGCGTCGTCTTATTAGTTCATCCTTTCGCCATCCTGATTCCCTGGGCAATAGTCTTCGCCTTTCCTGACACCCTTTCAGGTATTAGCAACCCAGGATTTCATGGAGTTTCCCAAGTAGTTTACGAATACGCATCCGCCGCCGCCAACAACGGTTCAGGATTTGAAGGATTAGGTGATGACACACTTTGGTGGAACCTCAGCGCCACAGCCAGTATTTTGGCGGGGCGTTATATACCAATTATTGCACTGCTACTTTTGGCAGATAGTATGTCTCGTAAACAACCTGTTCCTATGACCACAGGTACTTTAAGAACAGACACCAGACTCTTTACAGGAGTGACAAGCGGAGTAATTTTAATCCTGGGCGCACTTACTTTCCTCCCCGCCCTAGTCCTAGGCCCCATAGCAGAAGCATTCCAACTAGCCACAGGAGGATAAAAATCTTTCTTCCTTCTTTGCGCCTTTGCGCCTCTGCGTGATCAAAAAAATTTAATTTATTCACCCAAAATGCAAACAACACAACCGCGAAAAAAACGCAAACATAAACCCCAAACCAAACCAAGCGGACTCTACACACGAGCATTTCAACAAGCATTTGCCAAACTATCCCCAGGTAACATGATCAAAAATCCAGTCATGTTCGTAGTTTGGCTAGGTACAATCGTCACAGCATTGATGACAATTGCACCGAACATATTTGGCCCCACACCAGGAGAAAATCCGCGATTATTCAACGGACTGATCACCCTAATATTATTCTCAACCCTTGTCTTTGCCAACTTTGCCGAAGCCGTAGCCGAAGGAAGAGGGAAAGCTCAAGCAGATGCCTTGCGATCGGCAAAATCCGATGCCAAAGCCAAAAAAATTCTCCCCGATGGTTCCCTCCAAGAAGTAAGTTCCACAGCCTTAGGTTGCGGTGACACAATCAAAGTAACTGCTGGTGATATCATCCCCGCCGACGGTGAAGTAATCAAAGGTGTAGCTTCCGTGGATGAATCAGCAATTACAGGAGAATCAGCACCAGTATTAAAAGAACCAGGTTCAGACATTGCCAGTTCAGTCACCGGAGGAACGCGTATCACCTCCGACGAACTGATAATTAGGGTGACTAACGACCCAGGACAAGGCTTTCTTGACCGAATGATTAGTTTAGTAGAAGGTGCTTCCCGCAGCAAAACACCCAATGAAATTGCTTTAACAGTATTGCTGGCAGTTCTCACTCAGGTATTTTTAGTTGTCATCGCCACACTACCTACAGTGTCAGTCTACGTCAACTCACCCATAAGTATTGCCGTACTCATCGCCTTATTAGTAGCTTTAATTCCCACCACCATCGGCGGATTATTAAGTGCTATTGGTATTGCCGGCATGGATAGAGTCGCCCAATTTAATGTCATTGCCACCTCTGGAAGGGCGGTGGAAGCCTGCGGAGATATCAACACCCTCATTTTAGACAAAACAGGTACGATTACCTTGGGAAACCGCTTGGCAGAAGAATTTATTCCGGTCAACAATTATGCAATAGCAGATGTAGCGCAAGTTGCCCTAGCATCGAGTGTATTTGATGAAACCCCAGAAGGCAAATCAATTGTCAAACTGGCAGAGAAATTAGGGGCAAAATTAGATTTTGACACCAAGCAAGCAGAAGGTATCGAATTTTCTGCCAAAACCCGCATGAGTGGTACTGACTTATCCAATGGGGTAGAAATTCGTAAAGGTGCAGTAGATGCCATTAAAGGCTTTGTTCGTTCTCGCCAAGGAAAATTAACACCTGAACTTGATACCGCTTTTGAGCGAATTTCTCGCTTAGGTGGTACTCCCTTAGCACTTTGTAAAAATAATGATATCTACGGTGTAATTTATCTCAAAGATATTATTAAACCGGGGATTCGGGAACGGTTTGACCAAATGCGACGCATGGGAATTAAAACCATTATGCTCACAGGAGATAACCGAATTACTGCATCTGTAATTGCCGCAGAAGCCGGAGTAGATGACTTTATTGCCGAAGCCACACCAGAAGACAAAATTGAAGTCATAAAAACTGAACAAGCCCAAGGCAAACTCGTAGCCATGACTGGAGATGGTACAAACGATGCCCCAGCCCTAGCTCAAGCAAATGTAGGCGTGGCGATGAATACAGGTACTCAAGCAGCCAAAGAAGCTGCTAACATGGTAGACCTAGATTCTGACCCCACCAAGTTAATTGATATCGTCACCATTGGGAAACAACTACTAATTACCCGTGGCGCACTCACCACCTTTTCCATAGCCAACGATATCGCCAAATACTTCGCCATCCTTCCCGCCATCTTCTCAGGAATTGGCGTTAGCGCTCTCAATATAATGGGTTTAGCAAGTACCCAATCAGCAGTTTTATCAGCCCTAATTTATAACGCCTTAATCATTCCCGCACTCATCCCCCTAGCACTAACTGGCGTAAAATTTCGACCATTAACCGCCGACCAACTCCTACAACGGAACATATTCATCTATGGATTTGGCGGCGTAATAGCACCCTTCATAGCCATCAAAATCATAGACCTTTTCATCACAACCAT comes from the Nodularia sp. NIES-3585 genome and includes:
- the kdpB gene encoding potassium-transporting ATPase subunit KdpB; the encoded protein is MQTTQPRKKRKHKPQTKPSGLYTRAFQQAFAKLSPGNMIKNPVMFVVWLGTIVTALMTIAPNIFGPTPGENPRLFNGLITLILFSTLVFANFAEAVAEGRGKAQADALRSAKSDAKAKKILPDGSLQEVSSTALGCGDTIKVTAGDIIPADGEVIKGVASVDESAITGESAPVLKEPGSDIASSVTGGTRITSDELIIRVTNDPGQGFLDRMISLVEGASRSKTPNEIALTVLLAVLTQVFLVVIATLPTVSVYVNSPISIAVLIALLVALIPTTIGGLLSAIGIAGMDRVAQFNVIATSGRAVEACGDINTLILDKTGTITLGNRLAEEFIPVNNYAIADVAQVALASSVFDETPEGKSIVKLAEKLGAKLDFDTKQAEGIEFSAKTRMSGTDLSNGVEIRKGAVDAIKGFVRSRQGKLTPELDTAFERISRLGGTPLALCKNNDIYGVIYLKDIIKPGIRERFDQMRRMGIKTIMLTGDNRITASVIAAEAGVDDFIAEATPEDKIEVIKTEQAQGKLVAMTGDGTNDAPALAQANVGVAMNTGTQAAKEAANMVDLDSDPTKLIDIVTIGKQLLITRGALTTFSIANDIAKYFAILPAIFSGIGVSALNIMGLASTQSAVLSALIYNALIIPALIPLALTGVKFRPLTADQLLQRNIFIYGFGGVIAPFIAIKIIDLFITTIGLA